GACCGGGTCCTCTATCCCATCCAGGACGCCAAGGGCTCGGTGGTGGGCTTCGGAGCGCGGGCCCTGGGCGAGGCCATGCCCAAGTACCTCAACTCTCCCGAGTCCCCCGTGTTCTCCAAGGGGCGCGTCCTTTACGGACTCTGCCTCGGCCTGCCGGAAGTGCGCAAGCAGCGCCGCGTGGTCCTGATGGAAGGCTACATGGACGTGATGGCCGCGCACCAGCACGGCCTCAAGACCGCCTGCGCGCCGCTGGGCACCGCGCTGACCGTGGACCAGGTCGCCTTGGTCAAGCGCTACGCCGGCGAGGCGGTCGTGGTCTTCGACGCCGACCAGGCCGGAGAGAACGCCGCCCTGCGCAGCGCGGAGCTGCTGCTGGCCGAGGGGCTGGGCGTCTGCGTGGCGACCGTGCCCCAGGGCAAGGACCCGGACGAGTTCCTGCATGCCCACGGCCTGCCGGCCTTCCAGAAATGCCTGGCCGGGGCCGTGGACCTCGCCCAGTTCCAGACCGAGCTGGCTTTGAAGCGCCGCCCCGGGGCCCTAAGCCCGACCGAGAAGTCCGCCGTGGCCCGGGCGGTGCTGGAGACCATCAGCCGCTGCCCGGACGAGATCGTCAAGAGCGGGTGGCTCACGCGCCTGGCGCAGAGGCTCAAGATCGACGAGGGCTCTCTGCGCCTGCAGCTCGCCAAGCGCGGGCATGTCCGTCCGCTGCGGCCGCCCTCCGCCGGGACGGCGCCTGCGGTGCTCCCGCAGGCCGCCTTGGCCGGCGGCGAGGAGGACATCCTCACCGACGTCTTCATGGAGCCGGGGCTCTTCGCATTGGTGCGGGAAGAGGATTTTTCTTCCGAGACCGGCCGGCGCATATGGCGGGCCCTGGCCAAGCTGCAGCCTTGGCCGGGCGACTGGTCCCGGAGAGTGCGCGAGACGCTCGCGCCGGAGGAGAACTCTCTGGTCCAGAGGCTCCTGCTCAGGTCGGATGAGTTCGACCGGACCGAAGTGGCGTCGCGCCTGGATGCGACGCTGGCCCGGCGGCGGGCTCAGACCCGATGGGAGGAGCTCCGCCAGGCTTTGAGCCGCGACGGCAGGCTCGGCGAGGTCCAGCAAGCCGAATACTCCCGGCTCATACGTGAATTGAAAGGTTCGCCGAAGAAATGAATGGGGCTACCATGCCTGATCCGGTCAAGGCCGGTTGGGCGTCTTGGAATTGAGTATGGTGTCCCCGTAATTGCGGAGGACGTGCATTAGGAGAGACGCCCATGGCACTGCATGCGAGTCAGGCGATCAGGAATCTCGTCGCGCTGGGTCAGGAGCACGGTTATCTCACCCTCGATGAGATAAGCCGGACCCTGTCCATGTCCAACGTGAGCTTCAAGGAGGTCGACGAGCTGATGAGCACGCTCGAGGACCTCGGCATCGAGATCGTGGACCACAAGAAGTCCGCGATGACCACGGTAGTCGAGAAGGGGCGCTTCGCCGAGGAGTGGGGCGCGGGCTCGGACATCTCCAACTCCATCCGGATGTATCTCTCCCAAATGGGCCGCGTGCCGCTGTTGAGCCGTGAAGAAGAGGTCACCTTGGCCCGCAACGTCCGCGAGCGCGAGAAGGAGCTGCGCCTGCTGGTGCTGGAGTCGCCGGTCACCCAGCGCGAGATCCGCTCCTGGGAGACCTTGATCGAGGCCCAGGAGATGACGCCCAAGGAGCTCATGCCGCGCGGCCGCAAGACCGCCTCGGAGCTCTCGGGCATGCGTCGGCGCATGAAGTCCGTGGCCGATTTCATCGGGAAGTCCGAGAAGGTGATGAACGCCCTGCGCGAGAAGCTCAAGAACCCCAGGCTCAAGCCCCTGGCGCGCATCAAGCTGACCAAGGTCATCGAGGCCCGCAACAAGCTGGTCATCGCCAAGATCGTGAGCCTCAATCTCAACCAGGACAAGATCAAGCGTCTGACCAACAAGATCAAGAACCTGGCCGCCAAGATCCATGAGTGCCGCGACGAGTTGGGGCGCTATCACCGCCGCTTCGGCATGAGCTTCGAGCAGCTGCGCGCCTACTACAACCAGGTCAAGAAGGGGCGCATGAAGCCAGACGCTTTCCGGGCCAAGACCGGCTATTCGCCCACGGCGGTGGAGGCGGCCCTGGAGAACATG
Above is a window of Elusimicrobiota bacterium DNA encoding:
- a CDS encoding toprim domain-containing protein; the encoded protein is DRVLYPIQDAKGSVVGFGARALGEAMPKYLNSPESPVFSKGRVLYGLCLGLPEVRKQRRVVLMEGYMDVMAAHQHGLKTACAPLGTALTVDQVALVKRYAGEAVVVFDADQAGENAALRSAELLLAEGLGVCVATVPQGKDPDEFLHAHGLPAFQKCLAGAVDLAQFQTELALKRRPGALSPTEKSAVARAVLETISRCPDEIVKSGWLTRLAQRLKIDEGSLRLQLAKRGHVRPLRPPSAGTAPAVLPQAALAGGEEDILTDVFMEPGLFALVREEDFSSETGRRIWRALAKLQPWPGDWSRRVRETLAPEENSLVQRLLLRSDEFDRTEVASRLDATLARRRAQTRWEELRQALSRDGRLGEVQQAEYSRLIRELKGSPKK
- a CDS encoding sigma-70 family RNA polymerase sigma factor — its product is MALHASQAIRNLVALGQEHGYLTLDEISRTLSMSNVSFKEVDELMSTLEDLGIEIVDHKKSAMTTVVEKGRFAEEWGAGSDISNSIRMYLSQMGRVPLLSREEEVTLARNVREREKELRLLVLESPVTQREIRSWETLIEAQEMTPKELMPRGRKTASELSGMRRRMKSVADFIGKSEKVMNALREKLKNPRLKPLARIKLTKVIEARNKLVIAKIVSLNLNQDKIKRLTNKIKNLAAKIHECRDELGRYHRRFGMSFEQLRAYYNQVKKGRMKPDAFRAKTGYSPTAVEAALENMQGVADHLARLQHTLPISVDTFLELNDKIVALENVILIDKLKLIKANLRLVVSIAKKHVHSNIELSDLIQEGGLGLMKAVEKFEYKRGFKFSTYATWWIRQSIDRAIADQAHTIRIPVHMKEFISKLTKVTRRYRQELGRDPNLEEYTRFLHISMDKVKHVLKIMQEPVSLSTPIGENEDSYLEDFIEDRAEAAPSNSASSFLRRREVEKVLATLTGREAKIIKLRFGIDSGYPRTLEEVGRIFRVTRERVRQIEAKAIRKLRHPSRSKSLRDYLE